The proteins below are encoded in one region of Desulfobacteraceae bacterium:
- a CDS encoding toll/interleukin-1 receptor domain-containing protein — translation MALSPGYEHDIFISYAHNDNFGIADRPGWVDVFEETIDNWLRKRRGMKNLRIWRDKRRMDGNTLFDDAIRNAIDTSALFLALTSRNYLLSDYCRRELQRFHQHHGRHPGGLRIGDSSRIFNILLNNIAFRNWPAEFQGTSGFPMHDARLENEIGDFISPRDDAFEKGMRPIVDALEKTFEQLIPAPAVESTAPGDRVTIFVADVPEALEDFKDRIIAEAQSRDALIRSDIPPPMTVAEHEAAVSGVLAQSRFAVHLLSHWPGRKLSDRKDLTFPRQQHEIAFKHAIPQLVWVPEDLNIAAIENEEQRRFLESCENRPRVLGQYEFVRCLQSEFVNLVGERIAGLAADARDESRSLSYLIDTHQKDQRYAFRLADFLLDKGADVDFNHESSDPLVSLVKFEQSVKKVKNLVLICGQVGPAWLVGRIKKAFKAVCEQFETEERLGLEHIWLFLAPSSSGKPDLPAFPPLIKINVLDNSRSPEIDPQVTSKLLSGGVTP, via the coding sequence ATGGCCCTCTCACCTGGATACGAGCATGATATCTTTATCAGCTATGCCCATAACGACAACTTTGGGATTGCCGATCGTCCGGGGTGGGTCGATGTGTTTGAAGAGACGATCGACAACTGGCTTCGCAAGCGTAGGGGGATGAAAAATCTTCGCATCTGGCGCGACAAGCGGCGGATGGACGGCAACACCCTCTTCGACGACGCCATCCGCAACGCCATCGACACCTCGGCCCTCTTCCTGGCCCTGACCTCCCGCAACTATCTACTGTCGGACTACTGCCGCAGAGAGCTGCAACGCTTTCACCAGCACCACGGCCGGCATCCGGGCGGGCTGAGAATCGGCGACAGTTCCCGCATTTTCAACATCCTGCTCAACAACATTGCCTTCCGCAACTGGCCGGCTGAATTCCAGGGCACCAGCGGCTTTCCGATGCACGATGCCCGCCTGGAGAACGAAATCGGCGATTTCATTTCCCCACGCGACGACGCCTTTGAGAAAGGGATGCGGCCGATCGTGGATGCGCTCGAAAAAACTTTTGAGCAATTGATCCCCGCTCCCGCTGTTGAAAGCACCGCCCCCGGCGACCGGGTCACGATCTTCGTGGCCGATGTGCCCGAAGCGCTGGAAGATTTCAAGGACCGCATCATCGCCGAGGCGCAGTCCCGCGATGCCCTGATCCGAAGCGACATCCCGCCCCCCATGACGGTCGCCGAACACGAGGCGGCCGTTAGCGGGGTGCTGGCCCAGTCGCGGTTCGCCGTCCACCTGTTGAGCCACTGGCCGGGCAGAAAACTGTCGGACCGCAAGGACCTCACCTTTCCCCGGCAGCAGCACGAGATCGCCTTCAAACACGCGATTCCCCAGCTGGTCTGGGTGCCGGAAGACCTAAACATCGCCGCCATCGAAAACGAGGAGCAGCGCCGCTTTCTGGAAAGCTGTGAAAACCGGCCACGGGTCCTTGGGCAGTATGAGTTTGTTCGCTGCCTGCAAAGCGAGTTCGTGAACCTGGTGGGCGAGCGGATTGCTGGTCTGGCGGCGGATGCCCGGGATGAAAGCCGGAGCCTGAGCTACCTCATCGACACCCACCAGAAGGATCAGCGCTATGCCTTCCGCCTGGCCGATTTTCTGCTGGACAAAGGGGCGGACGTCGATTTCAACCATGAATCTTCCGATCCGTTGGTGAGCTTGGTCAAATTCGAGCAATCGGTCAAGAAGGTCAAAAACCTGGTCCTGATCTGCGGCCAGGTGGGCCCGGCCTGGCTGGTGGGGCGCATCAAAAAGGCCTTCAAGGCCGTCTGCGAGCAATTCGAGACCGAGGAACGGCTGGGTCTTGAGCATATCTGGCTTTTCCTGGCCCCGAGCAGCAGCGGCAAGCCCGATCTGCCCGCCTTTCCCCCCCTGATCAAAATTAATGTCCTGGACAACAGCCGCTCCCCCGAGATCGACCCCCAGGTGACCTCGAAACTTCTCTCGGGCGGGGTCACGCCATGA
- a CDS encoding pentapeptide repeat-containing protein gives MNGADQAANPFVGLRPFDGRDSLYYFGRKEQSHALLQQLYANRFVAVIGSSGCGKSSLVRAGLIPNLEAGFLVQDRDLWKIAIFKPGDAPIFNLAAALAQAAGKAGTQAAPVGWKQTVQRRGGHFLAERLRDALEGQDSNLLVVVDQFEELFRFQRARTTPVREEAANFVALLLHLAEQTAAPVYVVLTMRSDFLGECDAFQGLPEAMNRSQYLVPRLTRQQRREAILGPIRLAGADITPRLMDRLLNESLDGGDDLPVLQHALMRTWNAWRQAGGVGAIDLEHYEASGTLRHALRRHADEALENLDAESLLIAKRMFQALTETDAANRRIRRPVYVSRIAAICGESATPERVLALIARFNADNRNFLVLSAPNAAGEVLVDISHESLIRQWKTLTDWVDEEAESIRIYRRLAESAELHAAGKAGLYKETDLQVALAWQRQQRPTAAWAARCQADFRQVMDFLAQSVRKQKTNRHFVASLLVCLYACLCSWMVIAATDDLSLATNILVLPVIGTQSAASLIYTVAPLVLIGLQVWFLLHLQRLLRILAAQPRPQTGESPLAARLETLGFQALAWVTVPAAMAGFWLRYLLRRDAPVTGLQVLLLTFSILLAALCSRFSRPTVPTERRSGWRSGAVCALLAAVLLGTLTIGAFKGAPEPRPGRRVDLRALIPWAFHQLGYDLFFDLREQRVSRLPPDYWEILAASDIRRAVKGAFLKKADLRYADMYQAFVAKANLRNADLRGARLREGDFRAADLRGANLAGGDLRQGDFRKTDFREALLTAVDFRDADLQDAQLGLADLQGANFEDARLAGADLRCADLRGVRELHVESLAGVKTLYRASLDPDLQQQLQSRNGHLFIKPADTWHDMTTPRNVGKKDICE, from the coding sequence ATGAACGGCGCGGATCAGGCGGCCAACCCGTTTGTCGGTCTGCGACCTTTTGACGGACGCGACAGCCTCTATTACTTCGGCCGCAAAGAGCAGAGCCACGCCCTGTTGCAGCAGCTCTACGCCAACCGCTTCGTGGCGGTGATCGGCAGCTCCGGCTGCGGCAAATCCTCCCTGGTGCGGGCAGGGCTGATCCCCAACCTGGAGGCCGGGTTTCTGGTCCAGGATCGGGACCTGTGGAAGATCGCGATCTTCAAGCCGGGGGACGCGCCGATCTTCAATCTGGCCGCAGCCCTGGCACAGGCCGCCGGGAAGGCCGGCACCCAGGCGGCCCCGGTGGGCTGGAAGCAGACGGTCCAGCGCCGCGGGGGGCATTTTCTTGCCGAGCGGCTGCGGGACGCGCTGGAAGGCCAGGACAGCAACCTGCTGGTGGTGGTGGACCAATTCGAGGAGCTTTTCCGTTTTCAGCGGGCCCGGACGACCCCGGTCCGGGAGGAAGCCGCCAATTTCGTGGCCCTCCTGCTGCACCTGGCCGAGCAGACGGCGGCCCCGGTTTACGTCGTGCTGACGATGCGCTCCGATTTTCTAGGGGAATGCGATGCCTTCCAGGGGTTGCCCGAGGCCATGAACAGAAGTCAGTACCTGGTCCCCCGCCTCACCCGCCAGCAGCGCCGGGAAGCCATTCTGGGGCCCATCCGGCTCGCCGGGGCGGACATCACCCCCCGGCTGATGGACCGGCTGTTGAACGAAAGCCTCGATGGCGGGGACGATCTGCCCGTGTTGCAGCATGCCCTGATGAGGACCTGGAACGCCTGGCGCCAGGCCGGCGGTGTGGGAGCCATCGACCTGGAGCATTACGAGGCCTCCGGCACCCTGCGTCATGCGCTGCGCCGGCATGCCGACGAGGCCCTGGAAAATCTGGATGCCGAAAGCCTGCTGATCGCCAAACGCATGTTCCAGGCCCTTACCGAGACCGATGCCGCCAATCGCCGCATCCGCAGACCGGTGTATGTGAGTCGGATCGCGGCTATCTGCGGTGAATCCGCGACCCCGGAGCGGGTCCTGGCCCTGATCGCGCGCTTCAACGCCGATAACCGCAATTTCCTGGTGCTCTCCGCCCCCAACGCGGCGGGCGAGGTCCTGGTGGACATCTCTCACGAGAGCCTGATTCGGCAGTGGAAAACCCTGACCGACTGGGTGGACGAGGAGGCCGAATCCATCCGGATCTACCGGCGGCTGGCCGAGAGCGCGGAACTCCACGCCGCGGGCAAAGCCGGGCTCTACAAGGAAACCGACCTGCAGGTGGCCCTCGCCTGGCAACGTCAGCAGCGGCCCACTGCGGCGTGGGCCGCCCGCTGCCAGGCCGATTTCCGCCAGGTCATGGACTTTTTGGCGCAAAGCGTCCGCAAGCAGAAGACCAACCGCCATTTCGTCGCTTCCCTGCTGGTCTGCCTCTATGCGTGCCTTTGTTCCTGGATGGTGATCGCCGCCACCGACGACCTGTCCCTTGCCACCAACATCCTCGTCCTGCCGGTCATCGGGACCCAGAGCGCCGCCAGCCTTATCTACACGGTGGCGCCGCTGGTGCTGATCGGTCTGCAGGTCTGGTTCCTGCTTCACCTGCAGCGTCTCCTGCGGATCCTGGCCGCCCAGCCGCGGCCCCAGACCGGGGAAAGCCCCCTCGCGGCGCGTCTGGAGACGCTGGGGTTCCAGGCCCTGGCCTGGGTGACCGTTCCGGCCGCGATGGCCGGCTTCTGGCTGCGCTACCTGCTGCGCCGCGACGCGCCAGTGACCGGCCTGCAGGTGCTGCTGCTGACCTTCTCGATCCTTCTGGCGGCGCTCTGCAGCCGCTTTTCCCGCCCGACCGTTCCAACCGAGCGACGTTCAGGCTGGCGCAGCGGGGCGGTGTGCGCCCTTTTGGCTGCCGTGCTGCTGGGGACGCTTACAATCGGAGCCTTCAAGGGGGCCCCCGAGCCGCGTCCCGGGCGGCGGGTGGACCTACGCGCCTTGATACCCTGGGCCTTTCACCAGCTTGGCTACGATCTCTTTTTCGACCTGCGCGAGCAGCGGGTTTCCAGGCTGCCGCCCGACTACTGGGAAATCCTGGCCGCATCGGACATTCGCAGGGCCGTCAAAGGCGCCTTCCTAAAGAAAGCGGACCTGCGCTATGCCGACATGTACCAGGCGTTTGTCGCCAAGGCCAATCTGAGAAACGCCGACCTGCGCGGCGCCCGGTTGCGGGAGGGCGATTTTCGGGCGGCCGATCTGCGGGGGGCCAACCTGGCCGGCGGGGACTTGCGGCAGGGGGATTTTCGTAAAACCGACTTCCGTGAGGCCCTTTTGACAGCGGTCGATTTCCGCGATGCCGACCTGCAGGACGCCCAGTTGGGGCTGGCCGACCTGCAAGGGGCCAATTTCGAAGACGCCCGCCTGGCGGGGGCGGACCTGCGCTGCGCCGATCTGCGGGGCGTCCGCGAGCTGCATGTCGAGAGCCTCGCCGGCGTGAAAACCCTCTATCGCGCTTCTCTGGACCCCGATCTGCAACAGCAGCTCCAGTCCCGAAACGGCCACCTTTTCATCAAACCGGCCGACACCTGGCACGATATGACGACCCCCAGAAACGTGGGCAAAAAAGACATCTGCGAATAA